One genomic segment of Centroberyx gerrardi isolate f3 chromosome 4, fCenGer3.hap1.cur.20231027, whole genome shotgun sequence includes these proteins:
- the LOC139908450 gene encoding GTPase HRas has translation MTEYKLVVVGAGGVGKSALTIQLIQNHFVDEYDPTIEDSYRKQVVIDGETCLLDILDTAGQEEYSAMRDQYMRTGEGFLCVFAINNTKSFEDIHQYREQIKRVKDSDDVPMVLVGNKCDLPARTVDTRQAQELARSYGIPYIETSAKTRQGVEDAFYTLVREIRQHKLRKLNPPDESGQDCMSCRCVVS, from the exons ATGACGGAGTATaagctggtggtggtgggagctggAGGCGTGGGCAAGAGTGCACTTACCATCCAGCTCATCCAGAACCACTTTGTGGATGAATATGACCCCACTATCGAG GACTCGTACAGGAAGCAGGTGGTGATTGACGGCGAGACGTGTCTGCTGGACATCCTGGACACTGCAGGTCAGGAGGAGTACAGCGCCATGAGGGACCAGTACATGAGGACAGGGGAGGGCTTCCTCTGTGTCTTCGCCATCAACAACACCAAGTCGTTTGAGGACATTCACcagtacag AGAACAGATCAAACGTGTTAAGGACTCAGACGACGTTCCCATGGTGCTTGTGGGTAACAAATGTGACCTCCCGGCGCGCACAGTGGACACCCGGCAAGCCCAGGAACTGGCCCGCTCCTACGGGATCCCTTACATCGAGACCTCCGCCAAGACACGACAG ggagtgGAGGACGCCTTCTACACACTGGTGAGGGAGATCAGACAGCACAAGCTGAGGAAGCTGAACCCCCCAGATGAGAGTGGTCAGGACTGTATGAGCTGTCGCTGTGTGGTATCGTGA